The proteins below come from a single uncultured Dethiosulfovibrio sp. genomic window:
- a CDS encoding ABC transporter ATP-binding protein: MGREPAKGGLEGLRLERVSKSYGETPVLEDFSLEVPVGQVCCLLGPSGCGKTTALRITTGLLEPDHGGIFLGGRDLSPLPPGRRNIGMVFQNYALFPHLDVAENVAYGLRRRKLRESEIDKKVSTMLELVRLEGYGGRKVSEISGGQQQRVALARALVVEPELLLLDEPLSNLDARLRSDLREDLRSVLERLGVTTVFVTHDQEEAMGIADRIVVMNGGKIEQQGSPEELYRRPATPFVADFLGRVNRVVLPNLGEVSLRPEAIKLVPSREGGLSGRVSKRTFMGPTVRYSVVLESGETLTVEAAGDGPGVGEPVGLSFPSESILTF, from the coding sequence TTGGGGAGAGAACCTGCGAAGGGCGGCCTAGAGGGCCTTCGTCTGGAGAGGGTCAGCAAGAGTTACGGCGAAACCCCGGTTCTGGAGGACTTCAGCCTCGAGGTTCCCGTGGGGCAGGTATGCTGTCTCCTCGGGCCATCGGGATGCGGAAAGACCACCGCCCTCAGGATAACCACCGGGCTACTGGAGCCCGACCATGGTGGGATATTTCTGGGAGGAAGGGATCTTTCCCCTCTGCCGCCGGGCCGGAGAAACATAGGAATGGTATTCCAAAACTACGCCCTTTTCCCCCATCTGGACGTGGCGGAGAACGTCGCCTACGGCCTGAGACGGAGGAAACTGAGGGAGTCGGAGATAGACAAAAAGGTGTCCACCATGCTGGAGCTGGTCAGGCTGGAGGGCTATGGCGGCAGGAAGGTCTCTGAGATATCCGGCGGGCAGCAGCAGAGGGTGGCCCTGGCCAGGGCCCTGGTGGTGGAGCCGGAGCTGCTCCTTCTGGACGAGCCCCTGTCCAACCTCGACGCCAGGCTCAGGTCGGATCTAAGGGAGGACCTTCGGTCGGTGTTGGAGCGGCTGGGGGTCACCACGGTGTTCGTGACCCACGACCAGGAGGAGGCCATGGGCATCGCCGACCGTATAGTGGTTATGAACGGCGGAAAGATAGAGCAGCAGGGATCGCCGGAGGAGCTGTACAGGAGGCCGGCAACTCCCTTCGTCGCTGACTTCTTGGGCAGGGTAAACAGGGTAGTTCTGCCGAACCTGGGGGAGGTCTCGTTGAGGCCCGAGGCCATAAAGCTGGTCCCGTCTAGGGAGGGGGGCCTTTCCGGCAGGGTATCAAAGAGGACCTTCATGGGCCCCACCGTTCGTTATTCCGTCGTACTGGAGTCAGGGGAGACCTTGACCGTGGAGGCCGCTGGCGATGGGCCCGGTGTAGGTGAGCCTGTTGGGCTGTCCTTCCCATCTGAATCGATACTGACCTTTTAA
- a CDS encoding iron ABC transporter permease encodes MLLPTAFLAFLLLFVLYPSVMVLMRSFSHKGTLGLGNMVAFFAKPHMVRILWQSGAVAAFVAVASTLMGSCLALVSFKTSMAFKGFFRTAAVVPLVIPGFVASLSYIFLFGRNGLITYKLLGLNLSIYGWHSVVLVQVMNLTTTAFLIMSAAILSIDDQAEDAARTLGASEWEVFSTVTLPLLRPGVLASMVLVFMKSMADFSTPLFLGGRFTNLAAASYSQLIGSYNLEMAATMNVLLLLVCLIAFWIFNKVKGSGEGFRRSVGGRRKDIQFPPAMAATMWSLSMVFSTLVYMLLLSVFLAAFTKHLGANFGLTLAHFQEGFQRGFRGMVNTFIFASATAAVTATAGMAGAWLITRSCMARRLLDLLSTAPVAVPGTFFGVAYILAFNRPPLLLAGTWTLVLILSVVRELPLGIRSGVSVLEQQDRSVEDAASTLGDSAVGTFFRVTLPSVRPAMVVTALHSFVASVQAVGALIFIVSPGTKLLSIDVFEAVYKGQIGPAAAMSVVMIALSLAGIAGITVISSKSKGGGPSWGENLRRAA; translated from the coding sequence GTGTTACTTCCCACGGCGTTCCTGGCTTTTTTGCTGCTATTCGTCCTTTATCCGTCGGTCATGGTCCTTATGAGGAGCTTCTCCCATAAAGGAACCCTTGGACTGGGCAACATGGTGGCCTTTTTCGCTAAACCCCACATGGTAAGGATACTGTGGCAGAGCGGAGCGGTCGCGGCCTTCGTAGCAGTGGCCTCCACCTTGATGGGGAGCTGTCTTGCCCTGGTCTCCTTCAAGACCTCCATGGCCTTTAAGGGGTTTTTTAGGACCGCTGCTGTGGTCCCTCTTGTCATACCGGGATTCGTCGCCTCTTTATCCTATATCTTCCTGTTCGGTCGAAACGGCCTCATAACCTACAAGCTCCTAGGGCTGAATCTGTCCATATACGGCTGGCACAGCGTGGTGTTGGTCCAGGTAATGAACCTGACCACCACCGCCTTTTTGATAATGTCCGCGGCCATACTTTCTATCGACGATCAGGCGGAGGACGCTGCCAGGACCTTAGGGGCCTCGGAGTGGGAGGTCTTCAGCACCGTGACCCTGCCGCTCCTCAGGCCAGGAGTGCTGGCCTCCATGGTGCTGGTGTTCATGAAATCTATGGCCGATTTCAGCACCCCGCTGTTCTTAGGCGGTCGGTTCACCAACCTGGCCGCCGCCTCCTATTCACAGCTGATAGGCTCCTATAACCTGGAGATGGCCGCCACTATGAACGTTCTGCTCCTTTTGGTGTGTCTGATAGCCTTTTGGATCTTTAATAAGGTCAAAGGATCCGGAGAGGGTTTCCGTCGCTCCGTGGGCGGACGTAGAAAGGATATCCAGTTTCCTCCTGCCATGGCCGCAACCATGTGGTCCCTGTCCATGGTCTTCTCCACCCTGGTCTATATGCTTCTTCTGTCGGTCTTTCTGGCGGCCTTCACCAAGCATCTAGGAGCCAACTTTGGCCTGACTTTGGCCCACTTTCAGGAGGGGTTCCAGAGGGGTTTTAGAGGGATGGTGAACACCTTTATCTTCGCCTCCGCCACCGCCGCCGTTACCGCCACCGCAGGGATGGCTGGGGCCTGGCTCATAACCCGATCCTGTATGGCAAGGAGGCTTCTGGATCTGCTGTCCACCGCCCCTGTGGCCGTGCCTGGGACCTTTTTCGGGGTGGCCTATATCCTGGCCTTCAACAGGCCTCCTCTGCTCCTAGCTGGGACCTGGACCTTGGTCCTGATCCTCTCGGTGGTAAGGGAGCTGCCCTTGGGTATAAGGTCCGGCGTCAGCGTCCTGGAGCAGCAGGATCGATCCGTCGAGGACGCCGCCTCTACCTTAGGGGATTCCGCCGTCGGCACATTTTTCAGGGTGACCTTGCCTTCGGTGAGGCCCGCCATGGTGGTTACGGCCCTACACTCTTTCGTGGCGTCGGTCCAGGCCGTTGGGGCTTTGATATTCATAGTCTCCCCGGGCACTAAACTGCTGTCCATCGACGTGTTCGAGGCGGTGTACAAGGGACAGATAGGGCCAGCTGCCGCCATGTCGGTTGTGATGATAGCCCTGTCACTGGCCGGTATCGCCGGGATAACGGTCATATCGTCAAAGAGCAAAGGAGGTGGACCATCTTGGGGAGAGAACCTGCGAAGGGCGGCCTAG
- a CDS encoding ABC transporter substrate-binding protein, with protein sequence MIKRISVFALTITVLISSMSGAFADEGKLNMYVAYGKPELIASEFEKATGIKVEFLPMSSGEVLTRLKAESSNPRTDIWLGGGSDAFIQAKADGLIVPYLSPNAERVNQAFRDPEGYWTAVSLVVVGLLVNTDRAQSRGLAVPSKWDDLADISFKDEVIASNPRTSGTAYTTVSGILQLFGEKEGWSYLDRLYGNIPFLEKSGSTPGTKTVQGEFTVGLVPDPHSIKMNNPDAPVVTVFPEDGVLAWPSPVAIVAGTKNMEGAKKFVDWALSPEGQKVLMEATPRVPATDIEPSSGVPSLKDLNLVPYDHLKWGEARDSVLEEFGSRYPHLN encoded by the coding sequence ATGATAAAAAGGATATCTGTTTTTGCCCTGACCATTACGGTGCTCATATCGTCCATGTCAGGGGCCTTCGCAGATGAGGGCAAGCTGAACATGTACGTGGCCTACGGCAAGCCCGAGCTTATAGCCTCGGAGTTTGAGAAGGCCACGGGCATCAAGGTCGAGTTCCTGCCTATGTCGTCCGGCGAGGTCCTGACTAGGCTGAAGGCGGAGAGCTCCAACCCCAGGACCGACATCTGGCTTGGCGGTGGCTCCGACGCCTTCATCCAGGCCAAGGCCGACGGCCTGATAGTCCCCTATCTCTCCCCTAACGCCGAGAGGGTAAACCAGGCTTTCAGGGACCCTGAGGGCTACTGGACCGCCGTGTCCCTGGTCGTGGTCGGGCTTCTGGTTAACACCGACAGGGCTCAGTCCCGAGGGCTTGCTGTCCCCTCCAAGTGGGACGACCTGGCGGACATTTCTTTTAAAGACGAGGTTATCGCCTCCAATCCCAGGACCTCCGGCACCGCCTACACCACTGTTTCGGGCATACTACAGCTTTTCGGGGAAAAAGAGGGTTGGAGCTATCTGGATAGGCTCTACGGAAACATCCCCTTCCTGGAGAAAAGCGGAAGCACCCCTGGAACCAAGACCGTTCAGGGAGAGTTCACCGTGGGGCTTGTCCCCGATCCTCACAGCATAAAAATGAACAACCCTGACGCTCCGGTGGTCACAGTGTTTCCTGAGGACGGAGTGCTGGCCTGGCCCTCCCCTGTGGCCATAGTCGCAGGCACAAAAAACATGGAGGGGGCGAAGAAGTTCGTGGACTGGGCGCTATCCCCGGAGGGACAGAAAGTCCTCATGGAGGCGACCCCCAGGGTCCCGGCCACCGATATCGAGCCGTCCTCCGGTGTCCCCAGCCTGAAGGACCTGAACCTGGTTCCCTACGATCACCTGAAGTGGGGAGAAGCCAGGGACTCGGTCCTCGAGGAGTTCGGAAGCCGTTACCCCCACCTGAACTGA
- a CDS encoding acyl-CoA dehydratase activase: protein MHSVGVDIGYSSIKVVMIDNKDKIKFKRYHMHRGRIKGSLLDILKEMATVLNPDETVSVAITGNGAGFLGSNGEIKVVNDVTAVIEGAIAENPKIGSIIDIGGQNARFITGIRDKSRIQISMNSNCSSGTGSFLEEQMSRLDLKLTDYSNLVKEAKAIPRIAGRCSVFAKTDITHHQQEGVPVPDILLGLAYALVRNYKGTVIKKLPLEKPILFSGGVAFNGGILTAFKDVLALSKEDFVFPQYLGCVGALGAATIARKEGRPITVDRLISLCEGSAETVNQDDGVILPKLSSYGKGDSANKHTCREILKGKEPVECYLGIDIGSTSTNLVLIDKDTEIIHYKYIRTLGDPVSAVQKGFQEIAEEVGDKIKIIGVGTTGSGRHLIGKVIGADVVKDEITAQAKAAVQIDGDVDTVFEIGGQDSKFISVEGGGVVDFQMNKICAAGTGSFIEEQAKKFSIPIERFGEIALRGEDPISLGERCTVFIETSIASNLAKGAKLEDIVSGLCYSIVKNYLDRVVGQKKIGNKIFFQGGLAHNQGVINAFKAITGKEIIVPPFFSVTGAYGVAVLTMEEMGGRGTTFKGLDLYTENVITQGATAASQADKRNEFDENVGKMVFYDYAPKKSDKKTIGIPRALFTYGMFSMFHAFFKELDLNVVLSEPTDEGIIALGQEYAMDETCYPIKLITGHVASLMKRKVDYIFFPDLVTVDHPGSPSRKNYGCAFMQLAFKIMNQTMELDKKGITLLSPVITFHMGKESIMGSFMKIGDQLEKSPEQTRRAVESGLEAALRFEERMEANGKIATSQLRPDEIAFVLVSKIYGVADPVLNMGIPEKLAGMGYKVLPFYDLPEGDISKEHPNMFWPFGQHILEPAQLIRKHPNLYAIFLTHHGCGPDSIFSHYFREEMKGKPYLHVEIDEHSSGVGIITRIEAFINSLKNIGTETALPVQAYLDKLEHKETNIIPSLANLREGKTIYLPCQYPYSNILEETLARRGFCVQTLPPSSKASIEAGRKFTITEEYFSLTALLGNVFTKLNDMDKDEVGRSAFLIPQNEGAETDGQYSRLLRTKFDEEAFEDVDIVSPYWEDLLYIDGKNFEELCLTFLAGDIVWCAPQRSRGKYLNIITKLIKNDNLNLEQLRAVAQEIASEMEKESFAKTILAVGETSVLFDDLLNNETFNTLEKEGHRVLYSPFGETMWMMWRDYADQNKNKQPELMEQRVQKLKDNIAVISEALSAWSPYENDPNELIRVANRTLGYFSGAHGRYRQAKQLCSSTKIDGVITAASIYENTGIALGMLQKGFEGEGAKPVLNLTFDGNRNENDRIKIDSFIHYL, encoded by the coding sequence ATGCACAGCGTTGGAGTTGACATCGGCTATTCGTCTATCAAGGTAGTGATGATAGACAACAAAGATAAAATAAAGTTCAAGAGATACCACATGCACAGGGGCAGGATAAAGGGCAGCCTACTGGACATACTAAAAGAGATGGCGACCGTCCTCAATCCTGATGAGACTGTATCTGTCGCCATAACCGGAAACGGAGCCGGTTTTTTAGGCTCTAACGGCGAGATAAAGGTCGTCAACGACGTGACAGCGGTCATAGAGGGGGCCATAGCGGAAAACCCAAAGATAGGTTCGATCATCGATATCGGCGGACAAAACGCGCGGTTTATCACAGGAATCAGGGATAAGTCTCGAATCCAGATCTCGATGAACTCCAACTGCTCCTCAGGGACCGGGTCCTTCCTTGAGGAACAGATGTCCAGGCTGGATCTGAAGCTCACGGATTACTCGAACCTGGTAAAGGAGGCAAAGGCCATCCCCAGAATTGCAGGGCGTTGTAGCGTCTTCGCTAAAACCGATATCACCCATCACCAGCAGGAGGGAGTTCCAGTCCCGGACATCTTGCTGGGGTTGGCGTACGCCCTCGTCAGGAACTACAAGGGCACGGTGATCAAAAAACTTCCACTGGAGAAACCAATACTCTTTTCGGGCGGCGTAGCCTTTAACGGCGGAATCCTGACCGCTTTTAAGGACGTGCTGGCGCTTTCAAAGGAGGACTTTGTCTTTCCTCAATATCTGGGCTGCGTCGGTGCCCTTGGCGCGGCCACAATAGCGAGAAAGGAAGGTCGGCCCATAACCGTGGATAGGTTGATCTCCCTGTGTGAGGGGTCTGCCGAGACGGTGAACCAGGACGATGGGGTTATCCTTCCCAAACTGTCCTCCTACGGAAAAGGCGACAGCGCAAATAAGCATACATGCAGGGAGATATTAAAAGGAAAGGAACCGGTTGAATGTTATCTTGGGATAGATATAGGCTCAACCAGCACGAACCTGGTGCTGATCGACAAAGACACCGAGATAATCCACTATAAATATATAAGGACCTTAGGTGATCCTGTTAGCGCCGTTCAAAAGGGTTTTCAGGAGATAGCGGAAGAGGTAGGGGATAAAATCAAAATTATCGGTGTCGGAACGACCGGTTCCGGCAGACACCTAATCGGCAAAGTCATCGGAGCCGACGTCGTAAAGGACGAAATAACGGCACAGGCGAAGGCAGCGGTTCAGATCGACGGTGATGTCGACACCGTTTTTGAGATAGGGGGACAGGACTCTAAGTTTATCAGCGTTGAAGGCGGCGGCGTAGTGGATTTTCAGATGAACAAAATATGTGCTGCCGGAACCGGGTCCTTCATAGAGGAGCAGGCAAAAAAGTTCAGTATTCCCATCGAGCGATTCGGAGAGATCGCCCTCAGAGGCGAGGATCCCATCAGCCTAGGGGAAAGGTGCACGGTGTTTATCGAGACAAGCATCGCCTCAAATCTGGCAAAGGGCGCCAAGCTTGAGGATATCGTCTCCGGCTTGTGCTACTCCATCGTGAAGAACTACCTAGATAGGGTCGTAGGCCAAAAGAAAATCGGAAACAAGATTTTCTTCCAGGGAGGACTTGCGCACAACCAGGGGGTAATCAACGCGTTTAAGGCTATCACGGGAAAGGAAATCATCGTTCCTCCTTTTTTCAGCGTGACAGGGGCCTACGGCGTCGCCGTTCTGACCATGGAGGAAATGGGCGGAAGGGGAACTACCTTCAAGGGACTGGACCTCTACACCGAGAACGTGATTACACAGGGGGCAACAGCGGCGTCCCAAGCCGATAAAAGGAACGAGTTCGACGAAAACGTAGGTAAAATGGTTTTTTATGACTATGCCCCAAAAAAGTCCGACAAAAAAACCATCGGCATTCCAAGGGCACTTTTCACCTACGGCATGTTCTCCATGTTCCACGCTTTTTTCAAGGAGCTTGACCTGAATGTGGTCTTATCGGAACCCACTGACGAAGGCATCATAGCACTGGGACAGGAGTACGCCATGGATGAGACCTGCTATCCCATAAAGTTGATAACCGGACACGTCGCCTCCCTGATGAAAAGAAAGGTCGACTACATCTTCTTTCCCGATTTGGTCACTGTGGACCATCCAGGCTCCCCAAGCAGGAAAAACTACGGCTGCGCTTTTATGCAGCTTGCCTTTAAGATCATGAATCAAACTATGGAATTAGACAAAAAAGGGATAACCCTCCTCTCTCCTGTCATAACCTTTCACATGGGCAAAGAATCCATCATGGGAAGCTTTATGAAGATCGGGGATCAGCTTGAAAAGTCCCCTGAACAGACCAGGAGGGCGGTGGAAAGTGGCCTGGAGGCGGCGCTTCGATTTGAGGAGCGCATGGAGGCGAACGGCAAAATAGCCACGAGCCAACTGAGGCCCGATGAAATTGCCTTTGTGCTCGTGTCAAAAATTTACGGCGTTGCCGATCCTGTGCTGAACATGGGGATACCGGAGAAGCTTGCGGGGATGGGATATAAAGTGCTGCCATTTTACGACCTACCGGAGGGGGATATCTCTAAGGAGCACCCCAACATGTTCTGGCCCTTTGGACAGCACATCCTTGAGCCAGCGCAGCTCATCAGAAAGCACCCTAACCTATACGCTATATTCCTCACGCATCACGGATGCGGTCCAGACTCTATCTTCTCCCACTATTTCAGGGAGGAGATGAAAGGCAAGCCTTATCTGCACGTCGAAATCGACGAACATTCCTCCGGCGTCGGCATCATCACCCGCATAGAGGCCTTCATCAACAGCCTTAAAAATATCGGAACGGAAACCGCTCTTCCTGTGCAGGCTTACCTGGACAAGCTTGAACATAAAGAGACAAATATTATCCCTTCTCTCGCAAACCTCAGGGAGGGGAAAACTATATACTTGCCCTGTCAGTATCCTTACTCCAATATCCTCGAAGAAACTCTAGCAAGAAGAGGGTTTTGTGTTCAAACGCTGCCTCCCTCCAGCAAAGCGTCGATAGAGGCAGGGCGAAAATTCACGATCACGGAGGAGTATTTTTCACTTACCGCATTGCTGGGGAATGTATTCACAAAGCTTAACGATATGGACAAAGACGAGGTTGGCCGCTCAGCCTTTTTGATCCCCCAAAACGAGGGGGCCGAGACGGACGGACAGTACAGCCGCCTACTAAGGACGAAGTTTGACGAGGAGGCTTTTGAGGATGTCGATATCGTATCCCCATACTGGGAGGACCTCCTATACATCGACGGCAAAAATTTCGAGGAACTATGCCTGACCTTCCTAGCTGGGGATATTGTATGGTGTGCGCCACAAAGATCCAGAGGCAAATACCTAAATATCATAACTAAATTGATAAAAAACGATAATCTCAACCTGGAACAGCTGAGAGCCGTCGCTCAGGAGATCGCATCTGAGATGGAGAAAGAGAGCTTTGCAAAAACCATACTCGCAGTCGGAGAGACGAGCGTCCTGTTTGACGACCTCCTGAACAACGAGACATTCAATACCCTCGAGAAAGAAGGCCATCGCGTCCTGTACAGCCCCTTCGGAGAGACTATGTGGATGATGTGGCGGGATTACGCCGACCAAAACAAAAACAAGCAGCCCGAGCTTATGGAGCAAAGAGTCCAAAAGCTCAAGGACAACATCGCCGTTATCTCTGAGGCCCTATCGGCCTGGAGTCCCTACGAAAACGACCCGAACGAGCTGATTAGAGTCGCAAACAGGACGCTGGGCTATTTTTCCGGCGCCCACGGGAGATACAGACAGGCGAAGCAGCTCTGTTCGTCGACCAAAATTGACGGAGTTATCACGGCAGCGTCGATCTATGAAAACACGGGGATTGCCTTAGGGATGCTCCAAAAGGGCTTCGAGGGAGAGGGCGCAAAGCCGGTTTTAAACCTCACCTTCGACGGTAACAGGAACGAGAACGATCGGATAAAGATCGACTCGTTTATCCACTATCTTTAA
- a CDS encoding Crp/Fnr family transcriptional regulator has product MDTPLRGKEDHMDDLVVALSRCSMFKGLNIIKIGLVLSRVRYQIREYGKNELICREDQLSENVGVIVFGCVEVQKVLASGNLICIFHKNVGDLFGGAVAFSTETIYPCDVFSRGDSKIIFFPKQSVFEMFQEALIAENLLNVFANRIIYYEKRLELFSCSSIKVKIARFLLDEAKASSDSVVHLRFTKKTWSEYLNVSRPSLCRELKKLCDENIIKMDKDSIFVLDNKALVRLLQK; this is encoded by the coding sequence GTGGATACACCTTTGAGAGGGAAAGAGGACCATATGGACGATCTTGTCGTGGCTTTATCCAGATGCTCTATGTTTAAGGGCCTAAACATAATAAAGATAGGGCTTGTGTTATCCAGGGTACGTTATCAGATCAGGGAATACGGGAAAAACGAGCTTATATGCCGGGAGGACCAGCTTTCGGAGAACGTCGGTGTTATCGTCTTTGGCTGTGTAGAGGTTCAGAAGGTCCTCGCGTCAGGAAACTTGATCTGCATCTTTCACAAAAACGTCGGCGACCTATTCGGTGGAGCCGTCGCTTTTTCGACCGAAACCATATATCCCTGCGACGTATTCTCGAGGGGTGACAGTAAAATAATTTTTTTCCCCAAGCAGAGCGTTTTCGAGATGTTCCAAGAGGCTTTGATCGCCGAGAACTTGCTGAATGTCTTTGCAAACAGGATTATTTATTACGAGAAGAGGCTTGAGCTTTTTTCCTGCTCTTCCATTAAAGTTAAAATAGCGCGTTTTTTGCTTGACGAGGCAAAGGCTTCAAGCGACTCAGTGGTCCACTTACGCTTTACAAAAAAAACATGGTCGGAATACCTGAACGTATCCCGACCGTCGCTGTGTAGGGAGCTTAAAAAGCTTTGTGACGAAAATATAATAAAAATGGATAAAGATAGCATCTTTGTTCTGGATAATAAAGCTCTTGTGAGGTTACTTCAAAAATAG